A window of the Dioscorea cayenensis subsp. rotundata cultivar TDr96_F1 chromosome 14, TDr96_F1_v2_PseudoChromosome.rev07_lg8_w22 25.fasta, whole genome shotgun sequence genome harbors these coding sequences:
- the LOC120276428 gene encoding pentatricopeptide repeat-containing protein At5g61370, mitochondrial yields MGISKISATQQYLNINSISSLQTLTTVVIHGVGSLDDMDTTLQRLHLPVTPSLFLQFLHSFRNPTITSARRLLRFFSWCRRQENDRFPAPVFGDDAFNMVIRALAQMKDFTAVMAAVADLQKEGRRMDPQTFELVVKTLVSSGKPEEAVRLFRRVEEKRELLVRRSADDGEWSCASAVIQALSAKGHARKAVGVLWHHKDKLVDAGSNISRSILHGWCVHGNVGEARRILDQMKSGGNPPGLASYNDFLYCVCKRNLRFNPSALVPEATNLMAEMRASGVAPTTVSYNILISCLSKTRRVKEACGILQSLIQGKGSCSCSPDWVSYYLVIKLLYLTGRFGRGNKLVEHMFEIGMVPGVKFYHGLIGVLCGMDKMKYALEMFDRMKQSGLVSNGAMYDLLIEKLCRNGEFDMGRCLWDEALERGIVLQSSSDLLDPLKTEVFKPVRPLKKLDASEYKMLMLKAKGVRRARVKLKPNKCHSRS; encoded by the coding sequence ATGGGTATCTCCAAAATTTCAGCAACCCAACAGTACTTGAATATCAACTCCATCTCTTCCTTGCAAACCCTAACCACCGTCGTCATTCATGGCGTCGGATCCCTCGACGACATGGATACCACCCTCCAACGCCTCCACCTCCCTGTCACTCCATCTCTCTTCCTCCAATTCCTCCATTCCTTCAGGAATCCCACCATCACTTCCGCTAGAAGGCTTCTCCGATTCTTCTCATGGTGCCGTCGCCAGGAGAACGATCGATTTCCGGCGCCGGTGTTTGGAGACGATGCTTTCAATATGGTGATCCGTGCACTGGCTCAGATGAAGGATTTCACTGCCGTGATGGCCGCTGTTGCTGATCTTCAGAAGGAGGGCAGGAGGATGGATCCGCAGACCTTCGAGCTTGTTGTTAAGACCTTAGTCAGCTCCGGCAAGCCGGAGGAGGCTGTTCGGCTGTTCAGGAGAGTGGAGGAGAAGCGGGAGCTGCTGGTTCGCCGGAGCGCTGACGATGGTGAATGGTCTTGTGCCTCCGCTGTGATCCAAGCTCTCTCCGCTAAAGGCCACGCTAGAAAGGCCGTCGGTGTTCTTTGGCATCACAAGGACAAGCTTGTCGATGCTGGCTCGAATATCAGTCGGAGTATCCTTCATGGGTGGTGCGTTCATGGGAATGTCGGCGAGGCTCGCCGTATTCTTGATCAGATGAAATCCGGAGGAAATCCTCCAGGGCTCGCTTCATATAATGACTTCCTCTACTGCGTGTGCAAGAGAAATCTTAGGTTCAATCCCTCTGCTCTCGTCCCGGAAGCCACCAATCTCATGGCGGAGATGAGAGCCTCTGGCGTTGCTCCGACCACCGTAAGCTACAACATCCTTATCTCATGCCTGAGCAAGACGAGGAGGGTCAAGGAGGCCTGTGGAATTCTCCAGTCCTTGATTCAAGGAAAGGGGAGCTGCTCCTGCTCTCCTGATTGGGTCTCCTATTATCTTGTTATCAAGCTTCTCTATCTCACAGGGAGATTTGGCAGAGGGAATAAGCTTGTGGAGCATATGTTTGAGATTGGGATGGTACCTGGTGTGAAGTTCTACCATGGTTTGATTGGTGTTCTCTGTGGAATGGACAAGATGAAGTATGCACTTGAGATGTTTGATAGAATGAAGCAGTCCGGACTGGTGAGTAATGGAGCTATGTATGATTTGTTGATTGAGAAGCTCTGTAGGAATGGTGAATTCGACATGGGTCGGTGTCTATGGGATGAGGCTTTGGAGAGGGGCATTGTTCTCCAATCCTCCAGTGATCTATTGGACCCTCTGAAGACTGAGGTTTTCAAACCAGTGAGGCCGTTGAAGAAGCTTGATGCATCTGAGTACAAGATGTTAATGCTGAAGGCCAAAGGTGTTCGAAGAGCTAGAGTGAAGCTCAAGCCTAATAAGTGCCATTCCAGAAGCTGA